AGCCTGCTGGTGGAAGGCATCCAGCGAATCGGCAATCAGGAAATTGCAGTCGCCGACGATGTATTTGTGCTTGCCGCCGGTCGTGCGGAACACCAGCGCGCGATCCGAGGCGTCGAACTCGCTGCGGCCCATCTCCTGCTCGATAACTTCCGGCCCGGTCAGCCCGAGGCGGCCTGATTCGCTCATGACGATGAGATCCGTCGCGGCGGCGACAAAGCCCATACCGCCGAAGCAGCCGATCTTGCTGCCGATCAGCGCCACTACCGGTACGCGACCGCGCAGGGTTTGCAGCATATCCATACATTCGGCATGGGCGAGCAAACCGGCGTTGGCTTCATGCAGGCGCACGCCGCCGGTTTCAAAGGAGATAAGCACGACAGGGCGACGTGCCGGGTCGCGGCTCTGCGCCGCCAGTTCGTCGGCCAGCATCAGTGCGCCGACCATCTTCGCGCCGCCGACTTCGCCGACGGAGCCGCCGATAAAACGCCCTTCTTGCGAGATAACGATGGCCGGATGCTGGCCGAGCAGGCCAATACCGGTAACTACGCCGTCATCGAACTCCACCGCTTCGCCCAGCACCGGCAGATGCGGGCTGACCTGCTTTGCCGCCGGGCCGATAAGCTCGGTAAATGTGCCTTTATCCACCAGCCCTTCGGCGCGAACGCGAGCGCTGGCTTCCAGAAAACGCAGATCACTCATAATGGTTTTCTCCCGGCATGGCCTGTTGTAATGCTTGTTGAATTCGTAACGCCACGACCGCAGGCGTCGCGTTGTTATCGTTGATGCTGACCTGCATATCGCCCAGCGGGCCGTTATCCAGGAAACGGGTGAGGACGATTTCCCAGATAGCGTCGAACCCGGTGACCGGCGTACAAATGCTGATGTCGATTCCGCCTGCCAGGGCTTTGGGTTCCAGCAACACTTCCAGATCGCCGGAGCCCACGATGCCGCAGTGCACGGTTTGCGGCAGGGACGGACGGTCGCTTTTGCCGCTGAAATGCTGTGATATTTGATGTAGAGCCATTTGCTATTCCCTTACCAGTTACGGAATCGAGCAGGAGGGTTGTACAGACCGCCGGACCACTCGACCAAATCACGAATACTCTTCGCCGCCAGCATCTGGCGGTTGGCACGGCGTCTGTCGATGCCTAAATCTTCCGGGGTTTGCACAATACCGGCGTCGCGTAGCGCTTGGGTTTGCGCCGGATCGGCGGCAAGGCCGATATCGGTGTATCCCGCTACGGCGCGAATTGCCGCCATCCGCTGTTCCAACCCTTCACAGCGATGCAGGTGGGCTAGCCCCTCTTCGGTGAGCACGTGGGTGACGTCATCGGCGTAAACCATCACCGGCGGTAGGGCGAGACCGGCTTTTTCCGCCAGTTCCCAGGCGTCCAGTTTGTCGACGAAAGCAGGCTGGCGCTTCTCGCGGAAGGTCTCCTGCATCTGCACTACAAGGCGCTTGCCGCGCGGCATATCGCCAATCAGTTGCTGCTGGGTGGCCTTGAACTCTTCGCCGCACTTAAGCCAGGATTGGGTGACGTGGCGGCGGCCTTTGGCATCGCAGCCCATATTCGGCGCGCCGCCAAAACCGGAAACGCGGCTGGCGGTGGCGGTGCTGCTATTGCCGTACTTGTCGATTTGCAGGGTGCCGCCGATAAACATATCCAGCGCGTAGTGTCCGGCGGCCTGGGCGAAGGCGCGGTTAGAGCGCAGGGTGCCGTCCTGACCGATGTAAAACACGTCCGGGCGTTCAGCGACGTATTTTTCCATTCCCAGCTCGCCGCCGAAGCAGTGCACCGACTGGATCCATCCGCTTTCGATCGCCGGGATCAGCGTCGGATGCGGGTTCAGTACCATGTGAGTACAGACTTTGCCTTTTAGCCCCAGCTCTTCGCCGTAGGTCGGCAGCAGCAGTTCAATAGCGGAGGTAAAGAAGCCGATGCCGTGGTTAATACGCTCAACGCCGTATTCGGCATAGATACCCTTAAGCGCCATCATCGCCATCAGTACGTGGGTATCGGTGATCAGCGCAGGATCGCGGGTGAATAGCGGCTCGACGTAGAATGGACGCGGCGCTTCGATAACCGCATTGACCCAGTCGCCGGGAATATCGACGCGTGGCACTTTATCGACGATCTTATTCACCTGGGCGATAACGATCCCCTGGCGGAAGTGAGTGGCTTCGGCGATCACTGGCGTATCTTCGGTGTTGAAGCCGGTGTAGAGGTTGCCGTCTTTGTCCGCTTCAAACGCCGTGATCAGCGAAACTCGCGGCGTGAGATCGACAAAATAGCGGCTGAACAGTTCCAGATAGGTGTGGATCGCCCCAAGCTTGATTTTGCCCTGCTGGATAAGCTGCGCCAGACGCCCATCCTGCGGTCCGGCATAGGCGAAATCGAGTTTTTCAGCGATGCCTTTCTCGAACAGATCGAGGTGTGAACTGAGCGGCACCGACGACTGCACCATATGTAGCCCGGAGATCTTTTCCACATCTACTTTACACAGACACTCGGCGAGAAAATCCGCCTGCTTCTGGTTGTTGCCCTCAATATTCACGCGATCAAAACTTCGGATAACCGCTTCCAGCGCGGCGACGGTATCACCGGAATCGATAATCTTCCCGTCACGGAAATACGGAGCCAGAAGATTCAGGCGCTGCACCGTATCATCCTTAAGTTGATGCCAGTTGTGCTCTTTAATCATGTTTTTAACTCCCTTATTTCAGAAGGAATAGCGTGGAGATAAAGACCCCGGTGGCGATGGCCGACACAATCAGGCCACTGACGCCCGCGCCCATTGCCAGCGGCAGAATGACGGCGTAAGGGTTTTCATGGCTGACTTCTTTCTGTGCGATTTTGGCGGTGGTCGGCAGGCACGAAACTCCCGCGATACCGATAGCCGGGTTGTAGCGTCCTTTCGAGATAAGCCAGATAAACCAGCCGCCAAGCAGGGCGCTAATCGCCGAGATAGCCAGCGCGCCGATACCGAGGATCAGGATGATGCCGACTTTCGGGTCAAGGATGGTTTGCGCTTCGCACAGGGTTCCGAGCAGCAGGCCAAGGAACAGCGTCGCGGTGTAGGTCAGGGTGGATTCAAGCAGCTTCTGGAACGGTTCGATCTCGGCTTCTTTAATAGCGATCCCAAGGAAGAACGAAAGGATCAGCGGGGCGGCGACCGGCAACAGCAGGCACAGCAGCAGGCAGGCGCAAACGGTGAAGATGAACTTCGCCTTTTTCGACACCGTCGGATACTCAATATCTACTTCCATCCCGAGGTACTTTTTCGGCACCAGCAGGCGCACCAGATACGGGTAACCGGCATAGGTCAGGCTCAGATACAGGTAGGCGATGATGGCGATAGGAACAAACAGATTTGGTGCCAGAATCAGCGAGGCGAAGAGCACCATCGGGCCGTCGGCGCCGCCGATGGTCGCAATAGAGGCCGCTTCATTGGCGGGGAGGCCAAAGACTTCAATACCCAGCAGCAGCGCGGCAAAGGTACCCGCTTCGGCGAACAACGCCACAACGATACTGGCCCAGGGGCGGAGCAGAATAAAGCTGATATCGCTCATCGCGCCGATGCCGAAGAAAACGATGCAGGCAATCAGACCGTTGCTGAAGGTTAAGTTGTAAACCGGCTGCAGGAAGTTAATCTGCATCAGGTTCACTAAATCGGTGGGGTCGCTGATCATCGGGTCGAGAATTAAGGTCCCGGTTTGCCCGTCAGCGAGAAACAGTACCCCGGCGTTGACGGCAATCATGCCCAGGCCCATTGGCACCATAATCAACGGTTCGAGTTTGCGGCGAAAACCCATCCACGCCAGGACAAAACCCAGAATGATTAATAATATTCGCGCGATCGCTATCTTGGGGTCTTCAATAAAAAAGGTGCCGATGCCCGAAAAGAGCTTAACAAAGATATCCATAAAATATATTCCTGATAACGCAAAATAGGGGCGTGTTAGTCGTCGGTGATATTCAGCTTATTCATTACTCTATTAACACCTACAATTATTCCGACAACGGCAAACGAAATAACAATCGTCATGCCATAAGTTAATAACGTATATAAATAGATACTCATATTTCTTCCTTTGTAGGATCCTCATGCGATTGATGACAAAGAAAATACATGGCCAGGCTCAGTGCTAATAAGTCTGCTGACCCGCCTGGGCTGACCCATTTGTCCAGGCACCATGCATTAAATTCGTTAAGCTCATGTTCGATACCGGGATGGCTCATTCCTCCCTGGTTCACCAGACGCTGCGCGCGTTGTTTCATTTCATCCAGCGCGTGATGCCCTGCGCGTGAAAGCACCGTCGTATCATCGCAGTGCGCCATCAGCGCGAGCAGAGTCTGGATCAGCGCTTCACGCCAGCTAAATCCCAGAGATAACGCCTGATGCAGAGCGGGAAGCCCGACATGGCATACCAGCGGAAAGCCCTGTTCCGCCTCGCCACGCACACCGGTAATGCCAAACTCCAGATACAGTTTCTCGCCGTGGGTTTGCGCTGAACGATGGGCGAGCGCGGCGAAATCATTGCGGCAAAGATCGAGGCACAACCCGGCGACGCACTGGCTTAATGACTCGCTGGTAAGCGGCTGGTTATGGCCTTTTAGCCAACCAGCGGCGGCGGCCAGAATAGCCCCGGCAAAGAGAATGCCGCGCTGGGTATTTACCTGTTGGGTGGATTGCAGCAGCGTGGCTTCGTATTGAATTCCGATAAGACGAACTTTGGGAAATAAATCAGACAGCGTACCCTGATGATATTCCCCGGCCTGCGCGCAAGCTTGAAAACAGGGGGCAATGGCCGAGGTGCTGGTAATAAACAACCAGATATCCATATCGTTATGCGCACCTTGAGAATGCGGCGTCACCAGGCCCGGTTTCGGCCAGGCGCAGACCTCCATTAACAGTGCTTTTAATAAGCACTCACCGATCCTTATGGCATTGACGGTTGGTTGGCTCATGGCGATTCTCTTTCTGCGCGTTCATTTATGGAAAATAAAACAAGAGAGAAAGTAACATCGCCATTTTTAGAGAACAATTACGCTTGAGGTAACGTAATTACGCTCAACGTAACCAGAGGAGGAAAATGGAACGATAAGAATGAGGGCGGTCACAATTTGTCATTTGTGGTAAAAAAATGCGGCGAAAATGCCGCATTGCTCACTACCCGAGAAACTCTTCTTTCACCTGCATCGCCAAATCAAATGAATGCAGGCGTGCCTGATTATCGAAGATTTGGCCGTTGACCATGATTTCATCGGCCTGAGTTTCCCGCAGGATGGACTCCAGCCCGTGGCGGATTTTCGCCTTATCACCCACCAGCGACATGCTCAGCGCCTGCTGGACGCCATATTGTTCAGAGGCAGACCACAGCTGATGCATATTTTGCACCGGTGGCGGCAGCTGTCCGGCTTCGCCGCGGCGCAGTTTGACAAACGCCTGCTGCATCGAGGTGAACAGGAATTCCGCATCTCTGTCGCTGTCGGCAGCAATAATGTTAATGCACACCATGGCGTACGGCTTCTCTAACCGTTCCGACGGTTTGAAATGAGAGCGATAGAGATGCAGGGCCTGGAAGAGCATATCCGGCGCGAAGTGCGAGGCGAAGGCGAACGGCAGGCCAAGCTGGGCTGCTAACTGAGCGCTGTACAGGCTTGAGCCGAGCAGCCAGACCGGGATCTTCTCGCCATAACCGGGAACCGGGCGCACGTGCGGATTCGGATCGCGAGCGTCAAACCAATCCACCAGCTCCGCGACATCGCGCGGGAAGTTATCAACATCGCCGCTCATATGGCGACGCAGCGCGCGCATGGTGGGCTGATCGCTGCCCGGCGCGCGGCCAAGGCCAAGATCGATACGTCCGGGATAGAGCGTGTTGAGCGTACCGAACTGCTCAGCAATCACCAGTGGCGAATGGTTGGGCAGCATTACCCCACCAGAGCCTAAATGTAGGGTGGTGGTATTAGCGGCAAGATAGCCAATCAGTACCGAGGTCGCGGCGCTGGCGATACCAACCATATTATGGTGCTCTGCCAGCCAGTAGCGGTGATAGCCGCGTTTTTCAGCCAGCTGCGCCAGGTCTAATGAATGGGAAAAGGCTTCCTTGGCAGAAGAACCTTGCGGGATCGGCGCCAGATCGAGCACCGAGAACGGAATAGATTTGTCAGTCATAAAGGCTCACTTTGCAACAGCATCGTCATCAGATTGAAGGTCTTCTTCCAGCCTGGCGCATCCGGGATGCACCGGCCAGAAAAGCTGCGACTTTAATAGTGCATTAAAAAGCAGCGATAGCCATTAACAAAGTGAGCGGTATATCAGCCCTGTAATTCCAGCCCGGCGAGGCGTCGCCAGTAACCGTTGCAGTCGCTGTTCGCCGTCAGCGGCAGCGGTACTGCGCCATTTTCATTGGCGCGGAAGGCGTCCAGCATCGCGAAGGTCTCGCAGCCCAGCGGCGACAGGCGAACCATATCCACCAGTCCGTTCATGGTGCTCAGCTCATTCCCGAGGTTGTAGACGTAGCCGCTCATGGTCTGAATGCCGTTGAGCACGAACACCTGTTGATTCTCCTGCGAGAGCACATCGCGCCCGTTGGGGTATTTGATACAGCAGGTTTCGCATTCGTCTTTTGGCCGGTCTTCCGAGCGGGCGGTAAAGCAGCGGGCGGAGTAGGCCAGCGGCAGATGGCCGTAGCTCAGGACCTCAACCTCGAACTGGTTGCGAATGCCCAGCTCGTCGCACTGGGTCAGCAGATTCGCCAGCCAGTCGCGGGAAAGCTCAACCGGCATACACCAGCGCACCATCCCTTGCTTGAGCAGCAGACGCAGGGTGACGGCGTTATAGCAGTTGAGCGCATGTCCGGCGACGAACGGCAGCTTACGCTCTGCGCACAAGTTGACGACGCCAAGGTCGCTGGCTTCAATCAGAAATTCGCCGTTATCGACATAGCGCTTCAGTTCGCCCAGTTCAGAGGAAGCCTGCACCAGCGCGAGGGTAGAGAGCACCACCTGTTTGCCGCTGCCCGCCAGCGTTTTCGCCATCTCTATCCAGTCGCCGACCTTGGTGGCGCGACGTTTGCTGCATACCGCTTCACCGAGATAAATCGTATCCGCGCTGGAGCCTGCCGCCTGCTGGTAAAAATCTTCCAGCGTCTCTTTTGACCAGTAGTAGAGCACTGGCCCTAATGAATATTTCATTGCTGTTCTCACTGCCATTTACGGTGATAAGCGCCAAGGGTGGTTTGCGTCCCTTCGGACATGGAACCGAGGGTTTCCATCCACGCCGATTGCGGCACGAAGTTCTGCGGATCGGCTTTGCAGCGGTCGATCGCTTGACGCCAGACTTTTGCCACCTGGGTGACGTACGCCGGGCTGCGCTGGCGGCCTTCGATTTTCACTGAGGCGATATTGGCCGCCATCAGTTCCGGCAGCAGCTCAAGGGTGTTCAGGCTGGTGGGCTCTTCCAGCGCGTGATAGCGCTCGCCGTCGACCAGATAACGGCCTTTACACAGCGTCGGATAACCGGCATTTTCACCATCTTGATAGCGGTCTATCAGCACTTCGTTAAGGCGTGATTCCAGCCCCTGCGGCGTTTGCTGCCAGCGAACGAAACGCGCGGGCGAGCAGGCGCCGACGGTATTCGGCGATTCACCGGTCAGGTATGAGGAGAGATAGCAGCGGCCTTCCGCCATGATGCACAGACTACCGAAAGCGAAAACCTCCAGCGGTACCGGCGTGGCGCGCGCCAGTTGTTTGACCTGATGAATCGACAGGAC
This Klebsiella sp. RHBSTW-00484 DNA region includes the following protein-coding sequences:
- a CDS encoding triphosphoribosyl-dephospho-CoA synthase codes for the protein MSQPTVNAIRIGECLLKALLMEVCAWPKPGLVTPHSQGAHNDMDIWLFITSTSAIAPCFQACAQAGEYHQGTLSDLFPKVRLIGIQYEATLLQSTQQVNTQRGILFAGAILAAAAGWLKGHNQPLTSESLSQCVAGLCLDLCRNDFAALAHRSAQTHGEKLYLEFGITGVRGEAEQGFPLVCHVGLPALHQALSLGFSWREALIQTLLALMAHCDDTTVLSRAGHHALDEMKQRAQRLVNQGGMSHPGIEHELNEFNAWCLDKWVSPGGSADLLALSLAMYFLCHQSHEDPTKEEI
- a CDS encoding biotin-independent malonate decarboxylase subunit beta, which translates into the protein MSDLRFLEASARVRAEGLVDKGTFTELIGPAAKQVSPHLPVLGEAVEFDDGVVTGIGLLGQHPAIVISQEGRFIGGSVGEVGGAKMVGALMLADELAAQSRDPARRPVVLISFETGGVRLHEANAGLLAHAECMDMLQTLRGRVPVVALIGSKIGCFGGMGFVAAATDLIVMSESGRLGLTGPEVIEQEMGRSEFDASDRALVFRTTGGKHKYIVGDCNFLIADSLDAFHQQAAQIADLSWPDIEAMRRIGSEAKVRAQMALTQKINELAPTDARDVWAAAGNPAPQSLVDMSLETFLSNVQRLSVEEA
- a CDS encoding U32 family peptidase; translation: MKYSLGPVLYYWSKETLEDFYQQAAGSSADTIYLGEAVCSKRRATKVGDWIEMAKTLAGSGKQVVLSTLALVQASSELGELKRYVDNGEFLIEASDLGVVNLCAERKLPFVAGHALNCYNAVTLRLLLKQGMVRWCMPVELSRDWLANLLTQCDELGIRNQFEVEVLSYGHLPLAYSARCFTARSEDRPKDECETCCIKYPNGRDVLSQENQQVFVLNGIQTMSGYVYNLGNELSTMNGLVDMVRLSPLGCETFAMLDAFRANENGAVPLPLTANSDCNGYWRRLAGLELQG
- a CDS encoding luciferase-like monooxygenase — protein: MTDKSIPFSVLDLAPIPQGSSAKEAFSHSLDLAQLAEKRGYHRYWLAEHHNMVGIASAATSVLIGYLAANTTTLHLGSGGVMLPNHSPLVIAEQFGTLNTLYPGRIDLGLGRAPGSDQPTMRALRRHMSGDVDNFPRDVAELVDWFDARDPNPHVRPVPGYGEKIPVWLLGSSLYSAQLAAQLGLPFAFASHFAPDMLFQALHLYRSHFKPSERLEKPYAMVCINIIAADSDRDAEFLFTSMQQAFVKLRRGEAGQLPPPVQNMHQLWSASEQYGVQQALSMSLVGDKAKIRHGLESILRETQADEIMVNGQIFDNQARLHSFDLAMQVKEEFLG
- the mdcC gene encoding malonate decarboxylase acyl carrier protein → MALHQISQHFSGKSDRPSLPQTVHCGIVGSGDLEVLLEPKALAGGIDISICTPVTGFDAIWEIVLTRFLDNGPLGDMQVSINDNNATPAVVALRIQQALQQAMPGENHYE
- the mdcA gene encoding malonate decarboxylase subunit alpha, with protein sequence MIKEHNWHQLKDDTVQRLNLLAPYFRDGKIIDSGDTVAALEAVIRSFDRVNIEGNNQKQADFLAECLCKVDVEKISGLHMVQSSVPLSSHLDLFEKGIAEKLDFAYAGPQDGRLAQLIQQGKIKLGAIHTYLELFSRYFVDLTPRVSLITAFEADKDGNLYTGFNTEDTPVIAEATHFRQGIVIAQVNKIVDKVPRVDIPGDWVNAVIEAPRPFYVEPLFTRDPALITDTHVLMAMMALKGIYAEYGVERINHGIGFFTSAIELLLPTYGEELGLKGKVCTHMVLNPHPTLIPAIESGWIQSVHCFGGELGMEKYVAERPDVFYIGQDGTLRSNRAFAQAAGHYALDMFIGGTLQIDKYGNSSTATASRVSGFGGAPNMGCDAKGRRHVTQSWLKCGEEFKATQQQLIGDMPRGKRLVVQMQETFREKRQPAFVDKLDAWELAEKAGLALPPVMVYADDVTHVLTEEGLAHLHRCEGLEQRMAAIRAVAGYTDIGLAADPAQTQALRDAGIVQTPEDLGIDRRRANRQMLAAKSIRDLVEWSGGLYNPPARFRNW
- the madB gene encoding Na+-transporting malonate decarboxylase, carboxybiotin decarboxylase subunit: MDIFVKLFSGIGTFFIEDPKIAIARILLIILGFVLAWMGFRRKLEPLIMVPMGLGMIAVNAGVLFLADGQTGTLILDPMISDPTDLVNLMQINFLQPVYNLTFSNGLIACIVFFGIGAMSDISFILLRPWASIVVALFAEAGTFAALLLGIEVFGLPANEAASIATIGGADGPMVLFASLILAPNLFVPIAIIAYLYLSLTYAGYPYLVRLLVPKKYLGMEVDIEYPTVSKKAKFIFTVCACLLLCLLLPVAAPLILSFFLGIAIKEAEIEPFQKLLESTLTYTATLFLGLLLGTLCEAQTILDPKVGIILILGIGALAISAISALLGGWFIWLISKGRYNPAIGIAGVSCLPTTAKIAQKEVSHENPYAVILPLAMGAGVSGLIVSAIATGVFISTLFLLK
- the ubiU gene encoding ubiquinone anaerobic biosynthesis protein UbiU; this translates as MELLCPAGNLPALKAAIENGADAVYIGLKDDTNARHFAGLNFTEKKLQEAVSFVHQHRRKLHIAINTFAHPDGYARWQRAVDMAAQLGADALILADIAMLEYAAERYPHIERHVSVQASATNEEAVKFYHRNFDVARVVLPRVLSIHQVKQLARATPVPLEVFAFGSLCIMAEGRCYLSSYLTGESPNTVGACSPARFVRWQQTPQGLESRLNEVLIDRYQDGENAGYPTLCKGRYLVDGERYHALEEPTSLNTLELLPELMAANIASVKIEGRQRSPAYVTQVAKVWRQAIDRCKADPQNFVPQSAWMETLGSMSEGTQTTLGAYHRKWQ